Proteins from one Panthera leo isolate Ple1 chromosome D1, P.leo_Ple1_pat1.1, whole genome shotgun sequence genomic window:
- the HOATZ gene encoding cilia- and flagella-associated protein HOATZ, whose product METKPGGRGRPGLKESVEICPQGLLVFTGSSEQDSNLAKQFWVAASMYPTNESQLVLSRGSSQRLPVARASRGGATESPDITADTLKTQQSEEKEKYLQKAKRRDEILQLLRKQREERISKELVSLPYKPKAKGHKAKKVIPESDKEDQQEVKALD is encoded by the exons ATGGAAACAAAGCCCGGCGGCAGAGGTCGCCCTGGCCTAAAGGAGTCCGTTGAAATTTGCCCTCAGGGATTACTGGTGTTCACGGGATCTTCAGAACAGGACTCCAACTTGGCCAAGCAGTTCTGGGTGGCCGCGTCGATGTATCCCACCAACGAATCTCAGTTGGTGCTGTCCAGAGGTAGCAGTCAGCGTCTGCCGGTGGCCAGGGCCTCCAGGGGCGGTGCAACTG aGAGTCCAGACATCACTGCTGACACCCTAAAGACTCAGCAatctgaggagaaagaaaagtatcTCCAAAAG gCTAAAAGGAGAGATGAGATTCTCCAActcttaagaaaacaaagagaagaaaggatctcG aaagagCTGGTTTCCCTTCCTTACAAGCCAAAGGCCAAAGGACACAAAGCAAA GAAAGTGATACCAGAGTCAGACAAGGAAGACCAACAGGAGGTCAAAGCCTTGGACTAA